In the genome of Populus alba chromosome 11, ASM523922v2, whole genome shotgun sequence, one region contains:
- the LOC118031890 gene encoding cysteine-rich receptor-like protein kinase 25: MKITFLLLNPTSFLSVLITIITLISSIASQPAYTYPFCSDPQNITENASYTSNLSALLSSLSSKASLNSFYTDSSNGIYSLYLCRGDVSSNTCQTCINNATREIQRRCASNETAIIWYDECMLRYSNKNFHGVYQTYPRLFMWNNENTTSPDEQNFGALSLIYTLIEYVPYTDMMFGTNQSASHDGSQKRYALTQCSRDINSSDCSSCLGILRDDVTQCCQAKRGWRIFAPSCSIRYEESQFYQLSSTPVPVPSPQVPEPVPGGNGGKNTTMIVIATVVSSLAVAVALLLFWYFSCWKGARRTEERSQEILLRENSNRSYLNEGELPITGYDNGEQMHNFNLTTIRLATNNFSDENKLGEGGFGPVYKGILPAGEEIAVKRLSMVSKQGLEEFRNEVMVIAKLQHKNLVRLLGYCLEGDEKLLVYEYLANTSLDAFLFDPEKSRELDWPKRANIISGTARGLQYLHEDSRLKIVHRDMKASNILLDDQMHPKISDFGTARIFGGNQLEANTNKVVGTFGYMAPEYALEGIISTKSDVYSFGILLLEIITGKKNRGFYSQYQAQSLLLHAWQLWNEGTGKELIDRNIIDSCPVSEALRWIHIALLCVQDDPARRPTMSLVVLMLGSNAVNLPQPSAGPKSLVKFTSILSRQSSASLSGSSFLASDHSTASVLLGS, encoded by the exons ATGAAAATTACGTTTCTTCTACTCAATCCCACGTCCTTTCTTTCAGTTCTGATCACAATTATTACCCTTATTAGCTCAATTGCTAGCCAACCAGCTTACACTTACCCCTTCTGTTCAGATCCTCAAAATATCACAGAAAATGCTAGTTACACTTCAAACCTTAGCGCCCTCTTGAGTTCTTTATCCTCCAAGGCCTCCCTGAACAGCTTCTATACAGACAGTTCTAATGGTATTTACAGTCTATACCTTTGCAGGGGTGATGTTTCAAGCAATACCTGTCAAACCTGCATTAACAATGCTACTCGAGAAATCCAACGGCGATGTGCTTCTAATGAAACTGCAATCATTTGGTACGATGAGTGCATGCTACGTTACTCGAATAAAAACTTTCATGGAGTTTATCAGACATATCCAAGATTGTTCATGTGGAATAACGAGAACACCACATCACCAGATGAACAGAATTTTGGTGCGCTCAGTTTGATATACACGCTGATAGAATATGTTCCATATACAGATATGATGTTCGGGACTAATCAATCAGCGAGTCATGATGGGTCTCAAAAACGATATGCTTTGACGCAGTGTAGCAGAGATATAAATAGTAGTGATTGTAGTTCTTGTTTGGGAATCTTAAGGGATGATGTGACACAGTGTTGCCAAGCTAAGAGAGGTTGGCGTATTTTCGCCCCAAGTTGTAGTATAAGGTACGAGGAATCTCAATTCTATCAGCTGTCATCAACGCCGGTACCGGTTCCTTCTCCCCAAGTGCCAGAGCCAGTGCCCG GAGGAAATGGAGGGAAGAATACAACTATGATTGTGATTGCTACTGTTGTATCATCATTAGCTGTAGCTGTTGCTCTCTTGCTGTTCTGGTATTTTTCATGCTGGAAAGGGGCAAGACGAACAG AGGAAAGAAGCCAAGAAATTCTATTACGAGAAAATTCAAATCGCAGCTATCTGAATGAAGGAGAATTGCCTATTACCGGTTATGACAATGGTGAACAAATGCATAACTTCAATTTGACGACCATAAGGTTAGCTACAAACAATTTCTCTGATGAAAATAAGCTTGGAGAAGGAGGTTTTGGCCCAGTTTACAAG GGCATTCTTCCTGCTGGAGAAGAAATAGCAGTCAAAAGGCTTTCCATGGTATCAAAACAAGGTCTTGAAGAATTTAGAAATGAAGTGATGGTCATCGCTAAACTTCAGCACAAAAATCTTGTAAGGCTGTTGGGATATTGCTTGGAAGGAGATGAAAAGCTTCTTGTCTATGAGTACCTGGCAAACACAAGCCTTGATGCCTTcctgtttg ATCCAGAGAAAAGTAGGGAACTCGATTGGCCAAAGCGTGCAAATATTATATCAGGAACAGCAAGGGGCCTGCAGTATCTACATGAAGACTCTAGACTCAAAATCGTACACCGTGATATGAAAGCAAGCAATATCTTGTTGGATGATCAGATGCACCCAAAGATATCAGACTTTGGCACTGCAAGAATTTTCGGAGGGAATCAACTTGAGGCCAACACTAACAAAGTTGTTGGCACATT TGGATACATGGCACCAGAATATGCACTGGAGGGAATAATTTCAACAAAGTCGGATGTTTACAGCTTTGGAATCCTGTTGTTAGAAATCATTACTGGTAAAAAGAACAGAGGTTTCTACAGCCAATATCAAGCCCAAAGCCTCCTCTTACAT GCCTGGCAGCTGTGGAATGAAGGCACAGGAAAGGAGTTGATAGACAGAAATATAATCGACTCTTGTCCGGTAAGTGAGGCTTTGAGATGGATCCATATTGCATTACTTTGTGTTCAAGATGATCCTGCACGTAGGCCAACCATGTCATTAGTTGTTCTCATGCTTGGAAGTAATGCTGTAAACCTTCCCCAACCATCAGCAGGTCCAAAATCTCTGGTTAAATTTACTTCAATCCTGTCTCGTCAGTCTTCAGCATCTTTGTCAGGATCAAGTTTTCTTGCATCTGATCACTCTACAGCTAGTGTGCTTCTTGGTAGTTAA